Proteins co-encoded in one Spirosoma endbachense genomic window:
- a CDS encoding type VI secretion system contractile sheath protein TssC, with amino-acid sequence MAKEEQNPENAPLLRARVVEQQKPTRSLTESVQQLTKFGGFEFIKTVVDGTENMDPSKKARKSIFLTEEDNKQDRKKLKKRLRDFADLLAAHDNVADMIAEAEQKAASASNTLKKNLATVLTQTEELEASYRSLSLFFENAESEKVKNLVLFDAGNDMTTDADGFSNPTGIFEQVAKELRDGYDKLDLSENYSLLVLPGWLKKNVIVDKWASLAYQNKVMMLTDYRHLDDPDSVEATFERDKLTGADPHKANVMMPCNWIVGREAYTELGQEEHLYVSPAMALAGMLWGGHIAQPSAGVQHGKLKMASGVRFSMRKGEIAQLEDKGLIPMVYEYGRVIPFSAKTLFNGDNVGLQTYSVVRVFDWIGKVFQDFLNRRTFENIDNKMIEEIKGQVASFLATIRGPGKIIEDFSNLDIRRHPTIPTHVIVNVKLKPFFPAKVFEINLTGTKGQWDADLKQ; translated from the coding sequence ATGGCAAAAGAAGAACAGAATCCGGAGAATGCGCCCTTGCTCAGAGCGCGCGTAGTTGAACAACAAAAGCCTACGCGTTCACTCACCGAAAGCGTTCAGCAACTGACCAAATTTGGCGGATTTGAGTTCATTAAAACGGTCGTAGACGGTACCGAAAATATGGACCCGTCTAAAAAAGCACGTAAGTCGATCTTTCTGACGGAGGAGGACAACAAACAGGACCGAAAAAAACTCAAAAAACGGCTCAGGGATTTTGCCGATTTACTGGCCGCACACGACAATGTAGCCGACATGATTGCCGAAGCCGAACAAAAGGCTGCTTCGGCCAGCAATACGCTGAAAAAGAATCTGGCTACTGTGCTCACTCAAACCGAAGAGTTAGAGGCATCTTATCGGTCATTGTCGCTGTTTTTCGAGAACGCTGAGTCAGAAAAGGTCAAAAACCTTGTGTTGTTCGATGCGGGTAATGACATGACAACCGACGCCGATGGGTTCAGCAATCCGACGGGCATTTTCGAACAGGTTGCGAAAGAACTGCGTGATGGGTACGATAAATTAGATCTCTCCGAAAACTACTCGCTGCTGGTATTACCGGGCTGGCTCAAGAAAAATGTCATTGTCGACAAATGGGCTTCGCTGGCGTATCAGAACAAGGTGATGATGCTGACGGACTATCGTCACCTGGATGACCCGGATAGCGTTGAAGCGACTTTCGAGCGCGACAAACTAACCGGCGCAGATCCGCACAAAGCCAACGTGATGATGCCGTGTAACTGGATCGTAGGTCGCGAAGCCTACACCGAACTGGGTCAGGAAGAACACCTGTATGTGTCGCCTGCCATGGCCCTGGCCGGAATGCTCTGGGGAGGGCACATTGCCCAGCCATCGGCCGGTGTACAGCATGGTAAGCTCAAAATGGCCAGTGGTGTCCGATTCAGCATGCGTAAAGGTGAAATTGCCCAATTGGAAGACAAAGGTCTGATTCCAATGGTCTATGAATATGGTCGGGTAATTCCATTCTCGGCCAAAACGCTCTTCAACGGTGACAACGTAGGCCTGCAAACCTACAGCGTTGTACGGGTATTCGATTGGATCGGAAAAGTATTTCAGGATTTTCTGAATCGTCGGACATTCGAGAATATCGACAATAAGATGATCGAAGAAATCAAAGGACAGGTGGCCAGCTTTTTAGCCACCATCCGGGGACCTGGCAAGATCATCGAAGACTTCAGCAATCTTGACATCCGTCGGCATCCAACCATTCCGACCCACGTCATTGTGAATGTAAAACTCAAACCATTCTTCCCAGCTAAAGTATTTGAAATCAACCTGACCGGAACCAAAGGTCAATGGGATGCCGACTTAAAACAATAA
- the tssD gene encoding type VI secretion system tube protein TssD: protein MAHKSTLKIDGKEFEVLSLSYSFHQHVNPNTNETTSEVFGGNIDVSIETRNADAKIIELMVLPHKDDVSGSIELKNQKGEELRTIKFDHSAIINFSESFSLSGSGTGTQSFTICSRDLDVNGQKLKLLRE from the coding sequence ATGGCTCACAAGTCAACCCTCAAAATCGACGGTAAAGAGTTTGAAGTACTCTCCCTTTCTTACAGTTTTCACCAACATGTCAATCCTAACACGAACGAAACAACTTCGGAAGTATTTGGTGGTAACATCGATGTATCGATTGAAACCCGCAACGCCGACGCCAAGATTATCGAACTGATGGTCCTTCCTCATAAAGATGATGTAAGCGGAAGCATCGAGTTGAAAAACCAGAAGGGCGAAGAATTGCGAACCATCAAGTTCGACCACTCGGCCATTATCAACTTCAGCGAGTCGTTCAGTTTGTCGGGCAGTGGCACAGGTACACAGAGTTTCACGATCTGTTCACGCGATCTGGATGTGAATGGCCAGAAGCTGAAGCTACTGCGCGAATAA
- a CDS encoding type VI secretion system Vgr family protein, producing the protein MSSTNQYIAVAEVTINGTPLKRFNSVRISQRFDGHHDFELSLSPDMLDGGTATVKLKELGQKFVGELATIKLKQGEMDKGTLKSEKQNLTFKGIVTGVQLSKGQSATQSILISGSSPTLLLNAGRTTRSFDEMTPSAIVEKIISSLGLSVTVSATSNPVLPYITQYEEDDLHFVQRLAEAYGQWFFYDGEKLYYGKKSADTGVTLVHGSNFFDMEYSLRVAPMKMNAKYYDFSTDQYLSAEVTSNDVDGLQEFAKLVRDKSSALFKDNPVELGYQNHQKDNTLKDVAKLKISEISNKLAVLQGRTSEMQLKIGGTVKVKDEIYGVSDARQGAQLQETIDYGTFLITRLSHYLDSRGIYQANFEAIPQDIDFPPVDYKISSPSAPPQPAIVKRVDDEESLGRVKVQFAWQQDSSQTTPWVRVAQSMAYKDQGVYFIPEIDEVVFVDFEMGNPDLPFVRGSMFHGDKTPGPLFDKDNNIKGIITRSGNHILINDESGKESIKIYNKDQKNTIELLLDGGTTINIKSEGNINIEAKDTITMKAKTIDMTADQEWKVKAGKSEINNDQGMKINANAKVEVAGQAGVKVEGATIDIEAQAKASIKANAQLALESSGQASLKGTIVMIN; encoded by the coding sequence ATGTCTTCCACCAATCAATATATTGCAGTAGCCGAAGTAACGATCAATGGCACTCCGTTGAAGCGGTTTAATAGCGTTCGGATCAGTCAGCGTTTTGACGGCCATCATGATTTTGAACTAAGCCTTTCGCCCGATATGCTCGATGGTGGAACGGCAACGGTTAAGCTGAAAGAATTAGGACAGAAATTTGTAGGCGAGTTAGCTACCATCAAGCTCAAACAGGGCGAAATGGACAAAGGAACGCTTAAATCTGAAAAACAAAATTTAACCTTTAAAGGCATTGTTACGGGCGTACAACTCTCCAAGGGTCAGTCTGCCACCCAATCCATTCTCATTAGCGGCAGCAGCCCCACACTCCTGCTAAATGCAGGCCGTACAACCCGCTCGTTCGATGAAATGACACCGAGTGCTATTGTCGAAAAGATCATTTCCTCGTTGGGGCTAAGCGTTACTGTTTCGGCCACCAGTAATCCCGTACTGCCTTACATTACGCAATACGAAGAAGACGACCTCCATTTTGTCCAGCGGCTGGCTGAAGCTTACGGTCAATGGTTCTTTTACGATGGTGAAAAGCTATACTATGGTAAAAAGTCGGCCGACACAGGCGTCACGCTTGTTCATGGCAGTAACTTCTTCGATATGGAGTATAGCCTGCGCGTGGCTCCAATGAAGATGAACGCGAAGTACTATGATTTCTCCACCGATCAATATTTATCAGCCGAAGTAACGAGCAATGATGTCGATGGTTTACAGGAATTTGCCAAACTGGTTCGTGACAAATCCAGTGCCTTATTCAAAGATAACCCCGTTGAACTGGGCTATCAGAACCACCAGAAAGACAATACACTGAAAGACGTTGCCAAACTCAAAATCAGTGAAATTTCCAACAAATTAGCGGTGCTACAAGGGCGAACCTCCGAAATGCAGTTGAAAATCGGCGGTACGGTCAAAGTCAAAGATGAGATTTATGGCGTCAGTGATGCCCGCCAGGGAGCTCAGTTGCAGGAAACCATTGACTATGGCACGTTTCTGATTACGCGCCTAAGCCATTATCTCGATTCAAGAGGTATTTATCAGGCTAATTTTGAGGCTATTCCGCAGGATATTGATTTTCCGCCCGTCGATTACAAGATCAGTTCGCCTAGTGCTCCCCCGCAGCCTGCCATTGTGAAGCGAGTAGACGACGAAGAAAGCCTGGGGCGCGTGAAGGTACAGTTTGCCTGGCAACAGGATAGTAGCCAGACAACTCCCTGGGTTCGCGTGGCCCAGTCCATGGCCTATAAAGACCAGGGTGTCTATTTTATTCCGGAAATTGACGAAGTTGTATTCGTTGATTTTGAGATGGGCAACCCCGATCTACCGTTTGTGCGGGGCAGTATGTTTCACGGCGATAAAACACCAGGCCCACTATTCGACAAAGACAACAACATCAAAGGAATCATTACCCGAAGTGGTAACCACATCCTGATCAATGACGAATCGGGCAAGGAGAGCATTAAAATTTACAACAAGGATCAGAAAAATACCATCGAACTGCTGCTCGACGGCGGAACGACTATCAACATAAAAAGCGAGGGAAATATCAACATCGAGGCCAAAGACACGATTACGATGAAGGCTAAAACGATTGATATGACTGCTGATCAGGAATGGAAAGTAAAAGCAGGCAAATCCGAAATTAACAACGATCAGGGCATGAAAATAAATGCAAATGCCAAGGTTGAAGTGGCGGGTCAGGCTGGCGTAAAAGTAGAAGGGGCAACGATTGATATAGAAGCCCAGGCAAAAGCGTCGATCAAAGCCAATGCCCAGCTGGCACTGGAAAGTAGTGGCCAGGCATCGTTGAAAGGAACAATTGTCATGATCAACTAA
- a CDS encoding ATP-dependent Clp protease ATP-binding subunit: MLTLAYTEELRRAVSIAQAIAREHQHLTFSPGHLLTGLLHNDVGLASQLTVWDVDVPYLRDWADIRVESYPKSARTTQEPAGDTQVKALMEVSDVVRMKLGEHELTPMAVLTAMCKPDVAFTRDQLKSFPLTENQLLEKAMQDVGFQQAINGQTGGVAGNGKVSNSSVSAGAGDSGATGKTLFKFCTDRTASAREGKLDPIVGRDRETRQMIEILGRRLKPNVIITGEPGVGKTALVEGLAQQIVAGNVPPHLKNAQLFQLDMGSLIAGASYKGEIEDRLKGILADLKQFDRALLFIDEIHVLMDPHGGAVGTVNLLKPELARGELTLIGATTNDEYRKYLEKDEAFARRFEVLAVEEPDEQTATRMVQTILPLFEKHHQIGVAETTVAETVRLAKRYLKDRRLPDAAIDLIDRTMAAMKMAAETTQPEIDRLRTELADIRKNADIADPLTYMPNVRWFELQMKNRLSPVLLGQVEEDLHTDSFEVPDALADHLANLLTKLEALSEQVRDKVEPAEVAAVVANRTGIPLGKIQSKERDKLLALDEHLKQRVVGQDHAVKIIADAILENRSGLSRPGQPIGSFFFSGPTGTGKTELAKSMADFLFNDERALIRFDMSEFKEEHSAALLYGAPPGYIGYEEGGLLVTKIRQQPFAVVLFDEIEKAHPSVFDIFLQILDEGLLHDRLGREGDFSNAIILFTSNIGSDYVVEKAAKGEIAASNDLLEIMGRFFRPEFLGRLTEIIPFQPISEEAIVSIFNIQLKSLLKMLDKQGITVTIDDAARKQLALEGYTPKYGARPLRGVIRNRLRRPLSRMIVSGEIGKGSHLKLVTNELGELSFETVQMTV; this comes from the coding sequence ATGCTAACCCTTGCTTACACTGAAGAATTAAGACGCGCCGTCAGCATTGCTCAGGCCATTGCGCGAGAACACCAGCACCTGACGTTCTCACCGGGACATCTGCTAACTGGACTGCTTCATAACGACGTTGGGCTGGCTTCGCAGTTGACCGTCTGGGATGTCGATGTGCCCTATTTACGCGACTGGGCCGATATTCGTGTCGAAAGCTATCCGAAATCGGCCCGAACAACCCAGGAACCCGCCGGTGACACGCAGGTCAAGGCTCTGATGGAAGTGTCGGATGTGGTTCGGATGAAACTCGGTGAGCACGAACTCACCCCAATGGCTGTACTAACGGCCATGTGCAAACCCGATGTGGCTTTCACACGTGACCAGCTTAAATCCTTTCCACTAACCGAGAATCAACTGCTCGAAAAAGCCATGCAGGATGTTGGCTTTCAGCAGGCTATCAATGGCCAAACGGGAGGTGTAGCAGGCAACGGGAAGGTCAGTAACAGCTCTGTTTCAGCCGGGGCTGGTGATTCAGGCGCAACGGGTAAAACGCTCTTTAAATTCTGCACCGACCGAACAGCATCGGCCCGTGAAGGTAAACTAGATCCTATTGTTGGGCGCGATCGCGAAACCCGCCAGATGATCGAAATCCTTGGGCGCAGGCTCAAACCAAATGTCATTATTACGGGAGAACCCGGCGTTGGCAAAACCGCACTTGTTGAAGGTTTAGCCCAGCAGATTGTGGCTGGCAATGTTCCTCCGCATCTTAAAAATGCCCAGTTATTTCAACTGGATATGGGATCGCTCATTGCCGGAGCATCCTACAAAGGCGAAATCGAAGACCGGCTTAAAGGAATTCTGGCCGACCTGAAACAGTTTGACCGGGCTCTGCTCTTTATCGACGAAATTCATGTGCTGATGGACCCACACGGAGGAGCAGTTGGTACGGTAAACCTGCTTAAGCCCGAACTGGCGCGGGGTGAACTGACGCTTATTGGCGCAACGACCAACGACGAATACCGCAAATACCTCGAAAAAGACGAAGCCTTTGCCCGCCGATTTGAGGTGCTGGCCGTTGAAGAGCCCGACGAACAGACGGCTACCCGGATGGTGCAAACCATTCTCCCGTTATTCGAGAAACATCACCAGATCGGTGTAGCCGAAACAACCGTTGCCGAAACCGTTCGTCTTGCCAAACGATATCTGAAAGACCGACGATTGCCTGATGCTGCCATTGACCTCATCGACCGAACGATGGCTGCGATGAAAATGGCCGCAGAAACCACTCAGCCCGAAATCGATCGACTGAGGACCGAACTAGCCGATATACGCAAAAATGCAGACATAGCAGACCCTTTGACGTATATGCCTAACGTTAGGTGGTTTGAGCTTCAGATGAAGAACCGGCTTAGCCCTGTTCTACTCGGTCAGGTCGAAGAAGATCTGCATACCGATTCATTTGAAGTACCTGATGCCCTGGCCGACCATCTGGCCAATCTGCTTACGAAACTCGAAGCCCTAAGTGAACAGGTTCGGGATAAGGTCGAACCTGCCGAAGTGGCCGCTGTGGTTGCGAACCGTACCGGAATTCCGCTTGGCAAAATCCAGTCGAAAGAGCGCGATAAACTCCTGGCGCTGGATGAGCATCTGAAACAGCGCGTGGTTGGTCAGGATCATGCCGTGAAGATCATTGCCGATGCCATTCTGGAAAACCGATCGGGTCTTAGCCGACCGGGACAGCCAATTGGCTCGTTTTTCTTCTCCGGTCCAACCGGGACCGGTAAAACCGAACTGGCAAAATCAATGGCTGACTTTCTTTTCAACGACGAGCGCGCCCTGATCCGGTTCGATATGTCTGAATTTAAGGAAGAACACTCAGCGGCCCTGCTCTATGGCGCCCCTCCGGGCTATATAGGCTATGAAGAAGGGGGTTTGCTGGTAACCAAAATTCGGCAACAGCCCTTTGCGGTTGTCCTATTCGATGAGATCGAAAAAGCGCACCCATCGGTATTCGATATTTTCCTGCAAATTCTGGATGAAGGATTGCTTCACGACCGGCTTGGCCGGGAGGGTGATTTTTCGAACGCGATCATCCTGTTCACCTCCAACATTGGGAGTGATTATGTGGTGGAAAAAGCCGCTAAGGGTGAGATAGCCGCATCGAACGATCTGCTGGAAATAATGGGCCGTTTTTTCCGGCCGGAATTCCTGGGACGTCTGACGGAAATTATTCCCTTCCAGCCCATTTCAGAAGAAGCGATTGTGAGCATTTTCAATATTCAGTTGAAATCGCTCCTCAAAATGCTTGATAAACAAGGCATCACGGTCACTATCGACGATGCAGCCCGCAAGCAACTGGCGCTCGAAGGCTACACACCCAAATATGGTGCACGACCGTTGCGGGGTGTGATCCGGAATCGGCTCCGCCGACCGCTCTCACGCATGATTGTGTCGGGAGAGATCGGCAAAGGCTCTCACCTTAAGCTGGTAACGAATGAGTTAGGCGAATTGAGTTTTGAAACGGTACAGATGACCGTTTAA